In a genomic window of Gammaproteobacteria bacterium:
- the acs gene encoding acetate--CoA ligase, with translation MLANKVYEVPESITKSAHINAKQYEAMYERSITDTDGFWAEQAEQFVSWFERWDRVQDWDFAKGKIRWFEGAKLNASYNCLDRHLDIRGDQVAIIWESDDPAVDKKLTYRELHEQVCRFANVLKAHGVKKGDPVCIYLPMVPEAAIAMLACARIGAIHSVVFGGFSPESLKNRILDSDCRTVITADEGIRGGRIVPLKSNADKALESCPNVRTVVVLQRSGGEIEWKTGRDVWYHDEMASVSKDCPPEEMNAEDPLFILYTSGSTGKPKGVLHTTGGYLLFAAITHKYIFDYHDADIYWCTADVGWVTGHSYIVYGPLCNGATTLMFEGIPTYPSASRFWEVVDKHKVETFYTAPTAIRALMAQGDEYVERTSRKSLRILGTVGEPINPEAWEWYHQVVGEGRSPVVDTWWQTETGGILITPLPGATPLKPGSVARPFFGVVPAIVDGDGNILEGPAEGTLVITRPWPGQMRTLYGDHQRFIDTYFKMFPGNYFTGDGARRDVDGYYWITGRVDDVINVAGHRMGTAEVESALVLHEAVAEAAVVGYPHDIKGQGIYAYVTLMSGFEPSAALRSELVKHVRKEIGPIATPDVIQWAPGLPKTRSGKIMRRILRRVAANELDQLGDTSTLSDPSVVEQLVENRANTS, from the coding sequence ATGTTGGCCAACAAAGTTTATGAGGTGCCTGAGTCAATCACGAAAAGCGCACACATCAATGCCAAACAATATGAAGCGATGTATGAGCGTTCCATTACCGACACGGACGGGTTTTGGGCGGAACAGGCAGAGCAGTTTGTCAGCTGGTTCGAGCGATGGGATCGGGTTCAGGATTGGGACTTTGCTAAGGGTAAGATCAGATGGTTTGAAGGTGCCAAGCTAAATGCATCATACAATTGTCTCGATCGGCATCTCGATATCCGTGGCGATCAGGTGGCTATCATCTGGGAAAGCGATGATCCGGCTGTCGATAAAAAGCTTACCTACCGAGAGCTGCATGAGCAGGTTTGCCGGTTCGCCAACGTGCTAAAGGCCCATGGAGTTAAGAAGGGCGATCCCGTGTGTATCTACCTGCCCATGGTCCCAGAGGCAGCCATCGCCATGCTCGCCTGCGCCCGAATTGGTGCAATTCATTCCGTTGTATTCGGCGGTTTTTCACCGGAGTCTTTAAAGAACCGCATTCTGGATTCAGATTGTCGTACTGTGATTACTGCAGATGAAGGAATTCGTGGTGGCCGAATTGTTCCATTGAAGTCGAATGCCGATAAGGCGTTGGAATCATGCCCGAATGTTCGCACGGTTGTTGTACTGCAACGAAGTGGTGGGGAAATCGAGTGGAAAACGGGCCGGGATGTTTGGTACCACGATGAGATGGCAAGCGTGTCAAAAGACTGTCCACCGGAAGAAATGAATGCTGAAGACCCGCTGTTTATTCTTTACACCTCGGGCTCGACTGGGAAACCGAAGGGCGTTTTGCACACCACGGGCGGTTATCTTCTTTTTGCCGCGATAACTCACAAATACATCTTCGACTATCACGATGCAGATATTTATTGGTGTACTGCTGATGTGGGCTGGGTGACGGGACATTCCTATATCGTGTATGGACCGTTGTGCAACGGGGCTACGACACTTATGTTTGAGGGTATACCAACCTATCCCAGCGCTAGCCGCTTCTGGGAGGTGGTGGACAAGCACAAGGTCGAGACCTTTTATACTGCGCCGACTGCGATCCGTGCCTTGATGGCTCAGGGCGATGAATATGTCGAGCGCACGAGCCGTAAAAGCCTCCGGATCCTTGGTACGGTCGGCGAGCCAATCAACCCGGAGGCCTGGGAGTGGTATCACCAGGTGGTTGGTGAAGGACGCTCTCCCGTGGTTGATACGTGGTGGCAGACGGAAACGGGTGGTATTTTGATAACGCCGCTGCCTGGTGCTACTCCTTTGAAACCAGGCTCTGTCGCACGGCCCTTTTTCGGCGTCGTGCCGGCCATCGTCGACGGCGACGGTAATATTTTGGAGGGCCCTGCCGAAGGCACGTTGGTCATTACGAGGCCGTGGCCTGGTCAGATGCGGACTCTCTACGGCGACCACCAGCGCTTCATTGATACCTACTTTAAGATGTTTCCGGGTAACTATTTCACTGGGGATGGGGCCCGCCGCGATGTAGATGGGTATTACTGGATAACCGGGCGTGTCGATGATGTCATCAACGTCGCGGGTCACCGCATGGGGACAGCCGAGGTTGAAAGTGCTTTGGTACTTCATGAAGCGGTGGCTGAAGCCGCCGTCGTCGGATATCCCCATGACATCAAGGGGCAAGGGATCTATGCCTATGTCACGCTGATGTCAGGATTTGAGCCGTCGGCTGCCTTGCGCTCCGAGCTGGTCAAACACGTGCGAAAGGAGATCGGCCCAATCGCAACGCCCGATGTCATCCAGTGGGCGCCGGGCCTGCCCAAGACACGTTCCGGTAAAATCATGCGCCGGATCCTGCGCAGAGTGGCGGCCAATGAACTGGACCAGCTGGGTGATACCAGCACCCTCTCCGATCCGTCGGTAGTCGAGCAACTCGTTGAAAATCGGGCAAATACCTCGTGA
- a CDS encoding UvrD-helicase domain-containing protein, with the protein MAADTVQVADEQVRKWALNPADSFIVRAPAGSGKTELLVQRYLTLLARVENPEEIIAITFTRKAVAEMRDRIVSALRFARAKPAPPAGYERMTWDLARTVLQWESQRNWHIEDNPGRLRIQTIDSLCASLTRQMPVLSRFGVQPAVIEGPEELYRQAARNTVAELENDQIWSGAIECLLMHQDNDLQKVEDLLVRMLARRDQWLRHVADRDNPRIERGTLERALQNAVCDALQALRDSVPEECAAEILALAGYAAAHLEREGRDSPIRVWFARERFPDAGIGALDAWRGLGRLFLTKEGAWRKSANSEIGFPAPSDVSDPAAREARERMKDRFHSLVKRLRDSEAFRHALQGSQLLPLTGYADAQWEVMEALFELLPMAVGQLRLVFAMRNQVDFVEVAEAAITALGAADAPTDLALALDYRIRHLLVDEFQDTSVTQFELLTRLTAGWEQGDGRTLFLVGDPMQSIYRFRQAEVGLFLRTQRLGYLGTVPLRPLSLSVNFRSQGGIVDWVNAVFAKILPASESIATGAVPYSRSDAVKPDMGGTAVDVYPVPGKDLQVEADRVVALVEAARRKDMQGSVAILVRSRSHLAAIVPRLREGGLRFRAIEIEPLSDRPVVQDLLALTRALVHVADRTAWLSILRAPWCGLTLADLFALAGDEHERVLWELIQDESRTVRLSRDGQRRLLRARKVLSSSMRERHRRSLSRFVEGTWLALGGPACVDSETDLANARAYFLLLDELDDGGNLSDLDTLEAEAGALYAAPDVAADERLQIMTIHKAKGLEFDTVIVPGLGNVPPAEEARLLNSMERPRTSAEEDLLLAPIKESGAAEDPIYQYLRSLDNEKARWEAGRLLYVAATRAKKRLYLLGHCTIRAENGLKPAKGSLLAVLWAAVSHDVTSAPGASGFEGFDETKGTEAVNPQVTRPKLQRLKLNWKLPEPPAPVAWNRGWSLPHEVNAWHEAVEFWWAHETLRHVGNVVHKILQWIAADGVEQWNEVRLNALQPQSRAMLARLGVSEAGLDQASVRVRQALINTLNDSRGRWILNRHHEGRSEYALTGVYRGAVVNVVLDRSFVDEDGVRWIIDYKTGHHEGRDLDEFLDREQERYRDQLERYAELMAQFEPQPIRLGLYFPLLCGWREWRAQ; encoded by the coding sequence GTGGCGGCTGATACGGTGCAGGTCGCCGATGAACAGGTGCGCAAATGGGCGCTCAATCCGGCTGACTCTTTTATCGTTCGCGCGCCGGCCGGCTCAGGTAAGACTGAGCTGCTCGTCCAGCGCTACCTGACACTGCTCGCACGGGTCGAAAATCCCGAAGAGATCATCGCCATCACCTTTACGCGCAAGGCGGTCGCGGAGATGCGAGACCGGATTGTTTCCGCACTGCGATTCGCACGTGCTAAGCCAGCACCGCCAGCGGGATACGAGCGCATGACTTGGGACTTGGCGCGCACGGTGCTGCAATGGGAGAGTCAACGAAATTGGCACATCGAGGACAACCCCGGTCGGCTTCGCATTCAGACGATTGACTCCCTGTGTGCTTCGTTGACCCGACAGATGCCAGTGCTGTCACGCTTTGGTGTGCAACCGGCCGTGATTGAAGGTCCAGAGGAACTCTATCGTCAAGCCGCGCGCAACACAGTGGCTGAGCTTGAAAATGACCAGATTTGGTCGGGCGCCATCGAATGCTTGCTGATGCATCAGGATAATGATCTTCAAAAGGTTGAGGACCTGTTGGTGCGGATGCTGGCCCGGCGCGATCAGTGGTTGCGCCATGTCGCGGATCGGGATAATCCCCGCATTGAGCGGGGCACTCTTGAGAGAGCGCTGCAAAATGCAGTCTGCGATGCCTTACAGGCGCTTCGTGATAGCGTACCCGAGGAATGCGCCGCTGAGATTCTGGCGCTTGCCGGCTATGCGGCAGCACACCTCGAGCGGGAAGGGCGCGATTCACCAATACGAGTGTGGTTTGCGCGGGAGCGCTTTCCGGACGCAGGTATCGGTGCCCTCGACGCTTGGCGAGGCCTGGGCCGGTTGTTTTTGACTAAAGAGGGCGCCTGGCGAAAGAGTGCAAACAGTGAAATCGGTTTTCCTGCACCGAGCGATGTTAGCGATCCCGCTGCTAGGGAAGCACGTGAACGGATGAAGGACCGCTTCCATTCCTTGGTGAAGAGGCTTCGGGACTCGGAGGCCTTTCGGCATGCGCTTCAAGGCTCGCAGTTACTTCCGCTCACGGGCTACGCCGACGCACAGTGGGAAGTGATGGAGGCGCTGTTCGAGTTGCTGCCGATGGCGGTTGGGCAGTTGCGCCTGGTATTCGCAATGCGAAATCAGGTGGATTTTGTTGAGGTGGCCGAGGCCGCGATCACGGCACTGGGTGCGGCCGACGCGCCGACCGATTTGGCACTGGCACTTGATTATCGCATTCGCCATTTACTGGTCGACGAGTTTCAGGACACCTCGGTTACTCAATTTGAGTTATTAACCCGACTCACGGCGGGTTGGGAGCAGGGCGATGGGCGCACCCTGTTTTTGGTCGGCGATCCCATGCAGTCAATCTATCGATTCCGCCAGGCGGAAGTCGGTCTTTTTCTGCGTACGCAGCGCCTCGGCTACCTAGGGACTGTGCCGCTTCGACCGCTTAGCTTAAGCGTAAATTTCCGCTCGCAGGGAGGGATTGTCGACTGGGTCAATGCGGTCTTTGCGAAGATTCTGCCGGCCTCAGAGTCGATTGCCACTGGGGCCGTGCCCTATTCAAGGTCCGATGCCGTGAAGCCGGATATGGGCGGCACGGCTGTTGACGTCTATCCCGTGCCAGGGAAGGACCTGCAAGTGGAGGCCGATCGGGTCGTGGCACTCGTCGAAGCGGCGCGACGGAAGGATATGCAGGGTTCTGTGGCGATCCTTGTACGAAGCCGCTCTCATCTTGCGGCGATTGTGCCCCGCCTGAGAGAGGGGGGCCTTCGATTTCGTGCGATCGAGATCGAACCACTTTCAGATCGACCCGTCGTCCAGGATCTGTTGGCCCTTACCCGGGCCTTAGTTCATGTCGCTGATCGCACTGCCTGGCTCTCTATCCTGCGAGCCCCCTGGTGCGGTTTGACGCTGGCGGATCTCTTCGCGCTGGCTGGCGACGAACACGAGCGCGTCCTATGGGAACTCATTCAGGATGAGTCCCGGACGGTGCGCTTAAGCCGAGACGGCCAGCGACGCTTATTGCGCGCGCGAAAGGTCTTAAGTTCAAGCATGAGGGAGCGGCATCGACGCTCACTCAGCCGCTTCGTGGAAGGAACATGGTTAGCACTGGGGGGGCCTGCCTGTGTTGACAGTGAAACCGATCTGGCAAATGCTCGCGCCTACTTTTTGCTGTTAGACGAACTGGACGACGGCGGCAACCTCTCGGACCTTGATACCTTGGAAGCGGAAGCAGGAGCGCTCTATGCGGCGCCCGACGTGGCGGCGGATGAACGCCTGCAGATCATGACCATCCACAAGGCAAAGGGACTTGAGTTTGATACGGTCATTGTGCCGGGGCTTGGTAACGTTCCTCCTGCAGAAGAGGCTCGTCTGCTGAACTCGATGGAACGTCCCCGCACCTCAGCTGAAGAGGACCTGCTCCTTGCGCCGATCAAGGAGAGCGGCGCAGCGGAAGACCCTATCTATCAATATCTGCGATCGTTGGATAACGAGAAGGCGCGCTGGGAGGCGGGCCGGCTGCTCTATGTGGCCGCAACGCGCGCCAAGAAGCGCCTGTATCTGTTAGGGCATTGCACAATCAGGGCGGAGAACGGATTAAAGCCTGCAAAGGGCTCTTTACTGGCAGTGCTCTGGGCTGCTGTCTCACACGATGTGACCAGCGCTCCGGGTGCATCCGGATTCGAAGGGTTCGATGAAACGAAGGGGACTGAGGCAGTAAATCCTCAAGTGACGCGGCCTAAACTTCAACGGCTCAAACTGAACTGGAAGTTGCCAGAGCCACCTGCGCCGGTTGCTTGGAATCGGGGCTGGTCACTGCCGCACGAGGTGAATGCTTGGCATGAAGCGGTTGAGTTTTGGTGGGCACATGAAACCCTCCGCCATGTCGGCAACGTCGTCCATAAGATCCTACAGTGGATCGCAGCCGATGGGGTTGAGCAGTGGAATGAAGTGCGCCTCAACGCCCTGCAACCGCAATCCAGAGCGATGCTCGCCAGGTTGGGCGTATCGGAAGCTGGGCTGGACCAAGCATCAGTGCGTGTGCGACAAGCGCTCATTAACACGCTGAATGATTCCCGTGGTCGCTGGATACTGAACCGGCACCATGAGGGGCGTAGTGAATACGCGTTGACGGGCGTCTACCGTGGCGCGGTGGTCAATGTCGTCCTAGACCGCAGCTTTGTAGATGAGGATGGCGTACGTTGGATCATCGATTACAAGACCGGTCACCATGAGGGTAGAGATCTTGATGAGTTCCTAGACCGGGAACAGGAACGTTACCGTGATCAGCTCGAGCGCTACGCTGAGCTGATGGCTCAGTTCGAACCGCAGCCGATTCGTCTGGGTCTCTATTTTCCTCTCTTGTGCGGTTGGCGGGAGTGGCGAGCTCAATAG
- a CDS encoding PD-(D/E)XK nuclease family protein: protein MRSELMHALEDGATLVTVNRRLARHFHSRFITAMLARGHVVWETPDILPWSTWLVRCWSQILPAGEQDASRVQTLLNSFQEQALWERIISESSEAELLLQVPATAKAAREAWKLLNEWQIQWPFPDSLMNEDTRAFTRWARLYVDRCAVHGWLDTAQLSPILAERLTQEKNLIATHVLLTGFDEFTPQQLELLDALKRCGTEVCEVESAQSAGRAVRTGLADVTAEINAAALWARALFEQGKMTRIGVVVPNLAALRPRIEAIFDDILLPETVLPRTPVFDRPYNITLGLPLSRYPIIHTALLILELVRGSLPLEKLSVLLRSPHLAGAEEEVARRALLDERLRKLGGLRVPIDVLGRFVGALDTAGKLQPFACPVLAERLTHWRDALGTLLTRQAPSIWSASFTRLLKALGWPGQRPLNSHEYQTVAAWRELLEDFATLDAVVPSFDLVEAYTRFRGLVSGQVFQPKSPDVPVQVLGTLEAAGLSFDHLWVMGLSDDTFSTMGRPSPFIPIDLQRQHGLPHATPEREAEYAQNLISRLITSAERVILSYPQSDGERPLRASALIGHVSELDKPPHSSAGAPNYCARIYGSRWLESLEDFKAPPVPKGERVSGGASLFKDQAACPFRAFAVHRLRANALPTSQVGLDAATRGKLVHRALEYLWAELKSQDQLAKTSGRTLERLVTHAAARAVAAFQAEYPHVITDRFAALEIRRLARLSRKWLCVERERVPFTVVERELQHRISMGGLEIRTQVDRIDRLSDGRTIVIDYKTGKASPDDWVGERPADPQLPLYATEAGEDISAVLFAKLSTGEMRFVGFSREADIVPGVQSFSQTRYSQKYTSWEALFEAWRDVLERLGEAFQSGDAQVDPRAYPATCRHCWLGTFCRVNELREQRNVKVREAVGGG, encoded by the coding sequence ATGCGATCGGAGCTGATGCATGCATTGGAAGATGGCGCGACTCTGGTCACCGTGAATCGGCGCTTGGCGCGTCATTTTCACTCCCGCTTTATTACCGCGATGCTCGCCAGGGGGCACGTCGTGTGGGAGACGCCGGACATTCTTCCTTGGTCGACGTGGCTTGTGCGATGCTGGTCCCAGATTCTGCCGGCCGGGGAACAGGATGCTTCTCGGGTCCAGACGCTGCTGAATTCATTTCAGGAGCAAGCGCTCTGGGAAAGGATCATTAGCGAATCCTCTGAAGCCGAGTTGCTTTTGCAGGTTCCAGCCACAGCCAAGGCTGCGCGCGAAGCTTGGAAGCTCTTGAATGAATGGCAAATACAATGGCCTTTCCCTGACTCCTTGATGAATGAGGATACGCGCGCCTTTACTCGATGGGCGCGCCTTTATGTGGACCGGTGTGCTGTTCACGGTTGGCTGGATACCGCACAGCTCTCGCCTATTCTCGCCGAGCGCTTAACCCAAGAAAAGAATCTCATAGCAACGCACGTGTTGCTTACGGGTTTCGATGAGTTCACGCCCCAGCAGCTTGAGCTGCTCGATGCGCTGAAACGCTGCGGCACAGAAGTTTGCGAGGTCGAGTCAGCTCAGTCTGCAGGGCGTGCTGTGCGGACGGGACTGGCGGACGTTACCGCAGAGATCAATGCAGCCGCACTTTGGGCGCGCGCTCTATTTGAGCAGGGGAAGATGACCCGCATCGGAGTTGTCGTCCCAAACCTTGCCGCCTTGCGCCCTCGCATTGAAGCGATTTTCGATGATATTCTGTTACCGGAGACAGTGCTCCCAAGAACTCCCGTTTTCGATCGACCCTATAACATCACACTGGGTCTCCCACTCTCACGATATCCCATTATCCATACGGCGCTGCTGATCCTGGAGCTGGTCCGGGGTTCCCTGCCTCTTGAGAAACTGAGTGTGTTGTTGCGCTCGCCCCATCTGGCGGGCGCGGAAGAAGAGGTGGCTAGGCGGGCGCTCCTCGATGAGCGTTTGAGAAAGCTGGGTGGATTGCGGGTCCCGATCGACGTTCTCGGCCGCTTTGTCGGCGCCCTCGATACGGCCGGCAAGCTGCAACCTTTTGCCTGTCCGGTACTCGCCGAACGTCTCACCCACTGGCGCGATGCGTTGGGCACCTTGCTAACCCGCCAGGCACCAAGCATTTGGTCGGCGTCTTTTACTCGCCTTCTGAAGGCTCTCGGTTGGCCAGGTCAGCGCCCCTTGAACAGTCATGAGTACCAAACGGTCGCGGCATGGCGTGAGCTACTCGAAGACTTTGCCACGCTGGATGCTGTAGTCCCTTCGTTTGATCTTGTCGAAGCCTATACACGCTTCAGAGGCTTGGTTTCCGGGCAAGTATTTCAGCCAAAGAGTCCTGATGTCCCGGTGCAGGTACTGGGCACGTTGGAGGCTGCGGGGCTGTCCTTTGATCACTTGTGGGTCATGGGCCTGAGCGACGATACCTTTTCAACCATGGGGCGGCCGAGCCCCTTCATTCCCATAGATCTTCAGCGCCAGCACGGTCTGCCGCACGCGACACCGGAGCGGGAGGCCGAGTACGCACAGAATCTGATAAGCCGGCTGATAACGTCTGCTGAGCGCGTGATCTTGAGTTACCCGCAAAGCGACGGTGAGCGTCCATTGCGCGCAAGCGCATTGATCGGGCATGTTAGTGAGCTCGACAAACCGCCACACTCCAGCGCAGGCGCACCGAACTATTGCGCGCGCATCTACGGATCCCGTTGGCTTGAATCGCTCGAGGATTTCAAGGCGCCGCCCGTGCCCAAAGGCGAGCGCGTAAGTGGCGGCGCGAGCCTCTTCAAAGACCAAGCCGCCTGTCCATTTCGTGCCTTTGCCGTACATCGGCTGAGGGCGAATGCACTTCCTACCAGCCAAGTGGGTTTGGACGCGGCCACGCGGGGGAAGCTTGTCCACCGCGCATTGGAGTACCTCTGGGCAGAGCTCAAGAGTCAGGACCAGTTGGCTAAGACTTCCGGCCGGACGCTCGAGCGGTTGGTTACTCATGCAGCAGCGAGGGCCGTTGCAGCCTTTCAGGCGGAATACCCCCACGTCATCACCGATCGCTTTGCGGCGCTGGAAATACGGCGGCTGGCGAGATTGAGTCGTAAATGGTTGTGCGTCGAGCGTGAGCGCGTGCCCTTTACGGTAGTCGAGCGTGAACTCCAACACAGAATTTCAATGGGAGGCCTTGAGATCAGGACACAGGTCGATCGCATCGATCGCTTATCCGATGGACGCACGATTGTGATCGACTATAAGACAGGTAAAGCGAGCCCCGATGATTGGGTTGGTGAGCGGCCTGCGGACCCACAACTTCCGCTCTATGCCACCGAGGCGGGGGAAGATATTTCGGCTGTTCTGTTTGCCAAGCTAAGTACCGGCGAGATGCGTTTTGTGGGTTTCTCCCGGGAAGCCGACATCGTTCCGGGCGTTCAGTCATTCTCACAGACCCGATACTCCCAAAAATATACTTCATGGGAGGCGCTGTTCGAGGCGTGGCGGGACGTATTGGAAAGACTCGGTGAGGCCTTTCAAAGCGGCGACGCGCAGGTTGACCCCAGGGCCTACCCGGCCACGTGCCGCCATTGCTGGCTGGGGACGTTTTGTCGGGTCAACGAGTTACGCGAGCAGCGCAACGTAAAAGTAAGGGAGGCGGTCGGTGGCGGCTGA
- the egtD gene encoding L-histidine N(alpha)-methyltransferase encodes MQVSQHYAGDVGYPGCVVVPPTREVPELAEDVLCGILTPPRSLPPKYFYDGYGSLLFERICGTSEYYLTRTEEELLVRFAEPIVSMIKGDEILELGSGNCRKTRHLFDACEKQQHICSYAPFDVCEEVLLQAADALRSEYSWLEVTPLLGDYHAGLANLPRAIGTRIFTFLGSTIGNFEGDAAIQFLTEIRECMRPGDWLLLGADRVKDPRVLHAAYNDQQGITAEFNLNVLRVLNRELNANFDLKGFSHDAVYNDVLEQVEMFLVANKSQCVQFKDLAKEVTFEKGEKILTEISRKFTSKGLHEMIEAAGLCVIKHYEPENRYFSLILAQLLHDPGPN; translated from the coding sequence ATGCAAGTATCTCAGCACTACGCCGGGGATGTCGGCTATCCTGGTTGCGTCGTTGTTCCACCCACTCGAGAGGTGCCGGAGCTAGCCGAGGATGTTCTTTGTGGCATTCTGACACCTCCCAGATCACTTCCACCTAAGTATTTCTATGATGGCTACGGATCGCTATTGTTTGAACGCATCTGCGGCACGTCTGAATATTACCTGACGCGCACGGAAGAAGAGCTCTTGGTCCGCTTCGCGGAACCAATAGTCTCCATGATAAAGGGCGACGAGATTCTCGAGCTGGGAAGTGGTAACTGCCGGAAAACCCGGCATTTGTTTGACGCCTGCGAAAAGCAACAGCACATTTGTTCATATGCGCCATTTGACGTCTGTGAGGAAGTATTGCTTCAGGCGGCCGATGCTTTGCGGTCAGAATACAGTTGGCTCGAAGTCACACCACTATTGGGCGACTACCACGCAGGCCTTGCAAACCTACCTCGAGCTATCGGGACACGGATCTTCACATTCTTGGGAAGTACAATCGGCAACTTTGAGGGAGATGCTGCAATTCAATTCCTTACGGAAATTCGCGAGTGCATGCGCCCCGGCGACTGGTTGCTGCTCGGTGCTGATCGAGTAAAGGACCCGCGCGTATTACATGCGGCCTATAACGACCAACAGGGAATTACAGCGGAATTCAACCTCAATGTATTAAGGGTGTTGAATCGTGAATTGAACGCAAACTTTGATCTGAAAGGCTTTTCGCATGACGCCGTCTACAATGATGTCCTTGAACAAGTGGAAATGTTCCTTGTTGCAAACAAGTCACAGTGCGTTCAGTTCAAGGATTTAGCCAAAGAAGTTACCTTTGAAAAAGGGGAAAAAATTCTGACTGAAATCAGTCGGAAGTTCACTTCCAAAGGTTTACACGAGATGATTGAAGCTGCCGGGCTCTGCGTTATCAAGCACTATGAACCTGAAAACCGCTACTTCTCGCTGATACTGGCACAACTTCTTCATGACCCTGGGCCGAACTGA
- a CDS encoding Hsp20/alpha crystallin family protein, whose product MNLLVKRPWTLWNDASSDFDKLFEGLFGKYPEDNGNVITSSWSPAVDIKEEETQYVVVADIPGVDPREIDVTTKDGVLTIKGERVKETRDEEKGYTRVERAHGMFHRRFTLPESADAEKISAKGKDGVLEVVIPKREESQPRRITVSH is encoded by the coding sequence ATGAATCTGTTAGTTAAACGGCCCTGGACACTGTGGAATGATGCCAGCAGCGACTTTGATAAACTGTTCGAGGGACTCTTTGGTAAGTATCCGGAAGATAACGGAAACGTAATTACCAGCAGCTGGAGCCCGGCTGTGGATATCAAGGAAGAAGAAACCCAATATGTCGTAGTGGCGGACATCCCGGGGGTCGACCCCCGTGAGATCGACGTTACGACAAAAGATGGTGTGCTGACCATCAAGGGGGAGCGCGTCAAGGAAACGCGGGATGAGGAGAAGGGTTACACTCGCGTTGAACGTGCCCATGGCATGTTCCATCGTCGCTTCACCTTGCCAGAGAGCGCCGATGCCGAGAAGATCAGTGCGAAGGGTAAGGATGGCGTCTTGGAAGTCGTGATCCCGAAGCGGGAGGAATCACAACCGCGTCGGATTACAGTAAGTCACTAA